The following coding sequences are from one Halomonas sp. HAL1 window:
- the tmk gene encoding dTMP kinase, producing the protein MSKRGRFITLEGGEGVGKSTNVGFVAEWLEAQGLEVVRTREPGGTERGEAIRALLLDPAPQEPLHVDAELLLMFAARAQHLAEKILPALARGAWVVCDRFTDATFAYQGGGRGIAKERIAVLENFVQQGLSPDLTLLLDMPKEAAKQRLEVRLRDRHEQLDRFEQEQADFFQAVRDAYLARAEEAPERFAVIEAQHSLEEVQAQIRRTLSARVTAWR; encoded by the coding sequence ATGAGTAAGCGGGGACGCTTCATTACGCTGGAAGGCGGCGAAGGCGTGGGAAAGTCTACCAATGTGGGCTTTGTCGCCGAGTGGTTGGAAGCCCAGGGGCTGGAAGTGGTGCGCACACGTGAGCCGGGGGGAACTGAGCGAGGCGAAGCTATTCGAGCACTGCTGCTGGACCCGGCCCCCCAAGAGCCGCTGCATGTGGACGCAGAACTGCTGCTTATGTTTGCCGCTAGGGCGCAGCATTTAGCGGAGAAAATTCTGCCTGCCCTGGCAAGAGGCGCATGGGTAGTGTGTGATCGCTTTACTGACGCTACCTTTGCCTATCAGGGCGGCGGCCGAGGTATTGCCAAGGAGCGTATCGCCGTGCTGGAAAATTTTGTCCAGCAGGGACTCTCGCCCGATTTAACGCTTTTGCTCGATATGCCTAAAGAGGCGGCAAAGCAGCGTTTAGAAGTACGCCTGCGCGATCGTCACGAGCAGCTTGACCGTTTTGAGCAAGAGCAGGCCGATTTTTTCCAAGCTGTACGCGACGCCTATTTGGCACGAGCAGAAGAAGCCCCCGAACGTTTTGCAGTGATTGAAGCTCAACACTCCCTTGAAGAAGTACAGGCGCAGATTCGTAGGACCCTTTCGGCGCGAGTAACAGCATGGCGTTAA
- a CDS encoding DNA polymerase III subunit delta', translated as MALTGVMPWHLATWHQLTRLADGGRMPHALLIHGAHGVGKQQLAEALIARTLCATPADQACGHCHSCAMLASGYHPDLLRVSPEEGKRQIRIDPIREVNRFVSQTAQQGGYRVIVISPAEAMNVAAANALLKSLEEPGDKTLFILLSDVPSRMLPTIRSRCQQWSLPSIAFEACRGWLIEKLNSADEAYFWWQVAGGLPLLAVELAAPEERALRHQIHDSFEQLVRGAEPVSEAARLDRQAIDAILWYGIAWLEDLIRLGLSGEAAVLHNPDLEPLYRQAVKNGRVQDWFRLLDYAREQRRLLAVGANPNPQLVLEAWLVRWAALLRS; from the coding sequence ATGGCGTTAACCGGTGTTATGCCGTGGCACCTTGCCACCTGGCATCAGTTAACCCGTCTGGCCGATGGAGGGCGGATGCCCCATGCGCTGCTCATTCATGGCGCCCATGGGGTAGGTAAGCAGCAGTTGGCGGAGGCGTTAATCGCCCGGACACTTTGCGCCACTCCTGCCGACCAGGCCTGCGGCCATTGCCATAGCTGCGCGATGTTGGCATCGGGGTACCATCCTGATTTGCTGCGGGTCTCGCCGGAAGAGGGCAAGCGCCAGATTCGTATTGACCCTATTCGCGAGGTTAACCGTTTTGTTTCGCAAACGGCTCAGCAGGGGGGATACCGGGTCATTGTCATTTCACCGGCTGAGGCAATGAACGTTGCCGCTGCTAATGCGCTGCTCAAAAGCCTTGAGGAACCCGGCGATAAAACGCTGTTTATTCTGCTCTCTGACGTGCCTTCACGGATGCTGCCGACGATCCGCTCGCGCTGTCAGCAGTGGTCCCTGCCCAGTATTGCCTTTGAGGCATGTCGCGGTTGGCTGATCGAGAAACTTAACAGTGCCGACGAAGCCTACTTCTGGTGGCAGGTAGCGGGTGGCCTGCCGCTGCTGGCGGTGGAGCTGGCCGCGCCCGAAGAGCGTGCTTTGCGCCACCAAATTCACGACAGTTTTGAGCAGTTGGTGCGCGGCGCAGAGCCTGTCTCAGAGGCCGCGCGACTGGATCGCCAGGCGATTGATGCCATCTTGTGGTACGGTATCGCCTGGCTGGAAGACCTGATTCGTCTCGGTTTATCCGGTGAAGCGGCAGTGCTGCACAATCCTGATCTTGAGCCGCTTTATCGTCAGGCGGTCAAAAATGGCCGGGTGCAGGATTGGTTTCGCCTGCTGGATTATGCCCGTGAACAGCGGCGTCTGTTGGCGGTGGGAGCTAACCCAAATCCCCAGTTGGTGCTTGAGGCGTGGTTGGTTCGCTGGGCGGCTCTGCTGCGCTCCTAG
- a CDS encoding PilZ domain-containing protein, with protein MAAQKALSLNIPDVPTLLSAYMPFLDRGGIFVPTQTPYALGQQVFLLLTLPGESERLSITGHVVWVSPEGVSGRRIPGIGLHFSQQDYPVRDRIETLLAGQLDKAAPSFTL; from the coding sequence ATGGCAGCCCAAAAAGCGCTCTCTCTTAACATTCCCGATGTGCCGACACTGCTCTCCGCTTATATGCCATTTCTGGACCGTGGGGGGATTTTTGTGCCCACTCAGACTCCCTATGCACTGGGTCAGCAGGTATTTTTACTGCTGACGCTGCCGGGTGAAAGCGAACGTCTTTCAATCACCGGCCACGTGGTATGGGTCTCGCCCGAGGGTGTCAGCGGCCGCCGCATTCCTGGTATTGGTCTACATTTCAGCCAGCAAGATTACCCTGTGCGTGACCGCATTGAGACGCTGCTTGCCGGACAGTTGGATAAGGCAGCCCCGTCGTTCACGCTCTGA
- a CDS encoding TatD family hydrolase, translating into MFVDSHCHLDRLSDQTHGGDLAATLEAARAAHVSQFLAVAVTLEELPQLAAIARAHHDVAISAGLHPLHHSESEPNVEDIKEAAEQYGAVAIGETGLDYHYRDSVPVDVQHERFKRHLIAARELELPVIVHTREAKEETLALLREYSDPRVGGVLHCFTEDLAMAREAVRLGFYISLSGIITFRNAAPLRELARQLPLDRLLIETDSPYLAPVPYRGKPNEPAWVVEVAECIANERGISVDEVAMQTTANFYQLFRAAAPDAPHHVKEALEQSGLL; encoded by the coding sequence ATGTTTGTTGATTCGCACTGTCACCTAGATCGTTTATCTGACCAGACTCACGGGGGCGACCTCGCTGCCACGCTGGAGGCTGCGCGCGCGGCCCACGTTAGCCAATTTCTTGCGGTCGCCGTTACCTTGGAGGAGTTGCCGCAACTCGCAGCCATTGCTCGTGCGCATCACGATGTGGCGATTTCTGCTGGTTTGCATCCTTTGCATCACAGTGAGAGCGAGCCCAACGTTGAGGATATAAAAGAAGCTGCCGAGCAGTATGGTGCGGTAGCCATCGGCGAAACCGGGCTGGATTATCACTACCGCGACAGCGTGCCGGTAGACGTACAGCACGAGCGTTTCAAGCGTCATTTGATCGCTGCGCGTGAGTTAGAACTACCAGTGATTGTGCATACCCGTGAAGCAAAAGAAGAAACCCTGGCGTTGCTGCGTGAATATAGCGACCCTCGCGTGGGCGGTGTATTACACTGTTTTACTGAAGACTTGGCGATGGCCCGTGAAGCCGTAAGGCTGGGCTTTTACATTTCGTTATCGGGGATTATCACCTTTCGTAACGCTGCACCGCTGCGCGAGCTAGCCCGCCAGCTGCCGCTGGATCGCCTGCTAATCGAAACCGATAGCCCCTATCTTGCTCCTGTGCCTTATCGCGGCAAGCCCAACGAGCCGGCCTGGGTAGTGGAAGTGGCGGAGTGCATCGCTAACGAGCGGGGGATCAGTGTTGATGAGGTCGCCATGCAGACCACCGCCAACTTTTATCAGCTCTTTCGTGCCGCCGCGCCTGATGCTCCGCACCATGTCAAAGAGGCGTTAGAGCAGTCTGGGCTTCTATAG
- a CDS encoding DUF1285 domain-containing protein, whose protein sequence is MNIDRLLLQRDEVGGTIPPLDQWQPPLSGDMNLRIHADGSWWHEGQTFARPKVARLLATLLRLDEDGYCLVTPVERWRIEVEDLPLVAVEADFHDDAWWFTTQFDDVVRLDAEHPLSVTLTPQGEAVPQLPVRFGLAARLHRNVYYQLVDAAEARENDDGTTEIGLMSAGQWFALGQLDDEASGEAP, encoded by the coding sequence ATGAATATCGATAGATTGCTGCTGCAGCGTGACGAAGTGGGAGGCACTATTCCTCCCCTTGACCAATGGCAGCCTCCGCTCTCAGGAGACATGAACCTGCGTATTCACGCCGATGGCAGTTGGTGGCACGAAGGACAGACCTTTGCCCGTCCCAAGGTGGCGCGTTTATTGGCCACGCTGCTACGTCTTGACGAAGATGGTTACTGCTTAGTCACGCCGGTAGAGCGTTGGCGGATAGAGGTGGAAGACCTACCGCTGGTCGCTGTAGAGGCCGACTTTCACGACGATGCCTGGTGGTTCACCACCCAGTTTGACGATGTCGTTCGCTTGGATGCCGAGCACCCGCTTTCCGTCACTTTAACGCCTCAAGGCGAGGCAGTTCCGCAACTGCCGGTACGTTTTGGGCTGGCCGCCAGGCTGCACCGTAATGTGTATTACCAGCTTGTTGACGCAGCAGAAGCCCGTGAAAACGACGATGGCACTACTGAGATTGGGTTAATGAGTGCTGGTCAGTGGTTTGCGCTCGGTCAGCTTGACGATGAAGCATCAGGCGAGGCGCCGTGA
- a CDS encoding ATP-dependent helicase, with amino-acid sequence MKLTAEQQAVVNHTAGHARVAAVAGAGKTTTMAARVLHLLARGVPQKRILVLMFNRSAKDDFQRRLASMAPAGQALPDVRTFHSLGHRLTQSLCRWGAFAPRQLLSADWQLERLLRQASLNVLRDAVERRDAALEGDRLETLAHFCGLVKAEMITPESLYERLNVDPDTDYFPAAFAEAERLLESEGVMTYADLLYRPLQALEEDSALRGRVEGFLDHVIIDEYQDINAAQQRLLSVLVGSRAEVMAVGDANQCIYEWRGAKPDTMLENFTATFGEATDYPLSTTFRHGHALALTANHAIAANQRRPNQLCLAAPNNPDTRVSVGQGSRLLLDALMDWQAQGRAFNEASLLVRSWALSVPFQLALLQAGIPFRLQREDRFVFRLPLVQALAGYLKLSRRPDLLRDPQQLLLLLSQPTPFVARERLQRLAHQLATTQQWPERHDPMLTALKPIQRRTLKKRWLLLCELPQLSAWPPAKLLRHVVETIEAEKTLKRAAARRDKGEEDVRLLDVLIEQAQSVQDPDAFIELLERPVENQAGGVLISTVHGAKGLEWPLVAVVGVNEEDFPHYSRDNPLSDERLEEERRLFYVAITRAQEQLLVLHDGGAHRPSRFIAESAWQDSMRVASCLANPNAPEASLQVTSVGLVERYLARLGRDDIVLAAAHVEEHKTTYSADTRFYPGQRLHHAVFGEGEVAAVEGNASDPVIDVRFDQAGRRRLIARRAPIQLLECSQSAILS; translated from the coding sequence GTGAAGTTAACCGCTGAACAGCAGGCCGTTGTGAATCATACCGCCGGTCATGCGCGGGTGGCGGCCGTCGCAGGCGCAGGTAAAACCACTACCATGGCCGCTCGGGTGCTACACCTGTTGGCCCGTGGTGTGCCGCAAAAGCGCATTCTGGTGTTGATGTTTAACCGTTCCGCCAAGGATGATTTTCAGCGCCGTTTAGCGTCAATGGCGCCTGCCGGGCAGGCGCTGCCGGATGTGCGCACGTTTCACTCGCTGGGCCACCGCTTAACCCAAAGCCTATGTCGCTGGGGGGCGTTTGCGCCTCGTCAGCTATTATCCGCCGATTGGCAATTAGAGAGGCTGCTTCGTCAAGCGAGCCTTAATGTGCTGCGCGACGCAGTTGAGCGCCGTGATGCTGCGCTAGAAGGAGATCGGCTTGAAACCTTGGCCCACTTCTGCGGCTTGGTTAAAGCAGAGATGATTACCCCTGAATCGCTCTATGAACGACTCAATGTTGACCCGGATACCGACTATTTTCCGGCCGCTTTTGCCGAGGCGGAGCGGCTACTAGAGTCGGAAGGGGTGATGACCTACGCTGATTTACTTTATCGCCCTTTGCAGGCATTAGAGGAGGATAGCGCCCTGCGTGGTCGCGTCGAGGGGTTTCTGGATCATGTCATTATTGACGAGTATCAAGATATTAATGCCGCTCAGCAGCGCCTTTTATCAGTGCTGGTGGGCAGCCGTGCTGAGGTAATGGCGGTCGGCGATGCTAACCAATGCATCTATGAGTGGCGTGGCGCCAAACCCGATACGATGCTGGAAAATTTTACCGCCACCTTTGGCGAGGCCACCGACTACCCACTATCTACCACGTTCCGTCATGGCCATGCCTTGGCGCTTACCGCTAATCATGCCATTGCCGCCAATCAGCGCCGCCCCAATCAGCTGTGTCTGGCCGCACCCAATAACCCTGATACGCGCGTCTCGGTCGGGCAGGGCAGCCGGCTGTTACTGGATGCCTTGATGGATTGGCAGGCCCAGGGGCGTGCATTTAACGAGGCCAGTTTGCTGGTGCGTAGTTGGGCGCTTTCAGTACCTTTCCAGCTGGCGCTTTTGCAGGCGGGAATCCCGTTTCGGCTTCAGCGCGAGGATCGTTTTGTCTTTCGTCTGCCGTTGGTACAGGCACTCGCTGGGTACTTGAAGCTGTCGCGTCGTCCCGATCTGCTGCGCGATCCGCAGCAACTATTACTGCTGCTTTCCCAGCCGACTCCCTTTGTTGCTCGTGAGCGACTGCAGCGATTAGCCCATCAGCTGGCGACTACTCAGCAATGGCCTGAGCGGCATGACCCTATGTTGACGGCATTAAAGCCGATCCAACGGCGTACGCTTAAAAAACGCTGGTTGCTGCTATGTGAATTGCCGCAGCTGAGTGCATGGCCGCCCGCCAAGCTGTTAAGGCATGTAGTGGAAACCATTGAGGCGGAAAAAACACTTAAACGGGCAGCGGCGCGGCGGGATAAAGGCGAAGAGGATGTACGCTTACTTGATGTATTAATCGAACAAGCCCAAAGCGTTCAAGATCCAGATGCCTTCATCGAGCTGCTGGAGCGTCCGGTTGAAAACCAGGCGGGCGGCGTGCTGATTAGCACAGTGCACGGTGCCAAAGGGCTTGAGTGGCCACTGGTCGCAGTAGTCGGTGTCAATGAAGAGGATTTTCCCCACTATAGCCGCGATAATCCACTTAGCGATGAGCGCTTGGAGGAGGAGCGGCGGTTGTTCTACGTAGCCATCACTCGTGCCCAAGAACAGCTATTAGTGCTCCATGATGGGGGCGCACATCGTCCCAGTCGCTTTATTGCCGAAAGTGCCTGGCAGGACAGTATGCGTGTGGCCTCTTGTCTAGCTAACCCCAATGCGCCAGAAGCATCGCTGCAAGTGACATCGGTGGGGCTGGTTGAGCGTTATCTGGCGCGTTTAGGACGTGATGACATTGTGCTCGCAGCGGCACACGTGGAAGAGCATAAGACAACTTATTCGGCCGATACGCGCTTTTATCCCGGTCAGCGTCTGCACCATGCGGTATTTGGTGAGGGGGAAGTGGCGGCTGTAGAGGGAAATGCGAGCGACCCGGTGATTGATGTGCGCTTTGACCAAGCTGGCCGTCGCAGGCTTATTGCCCGCCGAGCGCCCATTCAGCTATTGGAATGCTCGCAAAGCGCTATTCTCTCTTAG
- a CDS encoding electron transfer flavoprotein-ubiquinone oxidoreductase, with protein sequence METVERDVMDFDVVIVGAGPSGLSAACRLMQQANEAEQELTVCVVEKGSEVGAHILSGAVFEPRALTELFPDWKERGAPLNTPAIRDDVVLLKDAEKAQKVPNALVPKSMHNTGGDQQRYVISAGNLCRWLAEQAEALGVEIFPGFAAQDVIIEDNAVRGILIGDMGVAADGTPKDGYMPGMELRAKYTLFAEGSRGHIGKRLIKDFSLDAGRDPQHYGIGLKELWDVPAEQHEPGLVVHGSGWPLDNNTHGGWFLYHAENQQVVVGLIMDLGYQNPWLSPFDEFQRMKHHPAISQYLKEGKRVAYGARAITKGGFNCLPKMTFPGGLLVGCDAGTLNFSKIKGLHTAMKSGLVAAESVFEAIKGGDEGAQELTSFTQKWEASWAYQELKESASFGPAIHKYGTIGGGAYNFAHQLLGNKLPNVHDTTTDHGALKPADEFEKINYPKPDGKLSFDKPSSVFLSNTNHEENQPCHLRLEDPELPIRENLPKYAEPAQRYCPAGVYEVVEDSEGQPRFQINFQNCVHCKTCDIKDPAQNITWVAPEGGGGPNYPNM encoded by the coding sequence GTGGAAACTGTTGAACGCGATGTAATGGACTTTGATGTCGTCATTGTCGGCGCTGGCCCATCCGGGCTTTCCGCCGCCTGCCGACTCATGCAGCAAGCTAACGAGGCGGAGCAAGAATTAACGGTCTGTGTGGTTGAGAAAGGCTCAGAAGTTGGCGCTCATATTTTGTCAGGAGCGGTTTTTGAGCCCCGCGCACTGACTGAACTCTTTCCAGACTGGAAAGAACGCGGCGCGCCTCTCAATACGCCCGCCATTCGCGATGACGTTGTTTTGCTTAAGGACGCCGAGAAAGCGCAAAAAGTGCCTAACGCACTTGTGCCGAAAAGTATGCATAACACCGGTGGCGATCAGCAACGTTACGTGATCAGTGCCGGTAACCTCTGCCGCTGGCTGGCCGAGCAGGCAGAAGCGCTCGGCGTTGAAATCTTTCCAGGCTTTGCCGCCCAGGACGTTATCATTGAAGATAATGCTGTGCGCGGCATTCTGATTGGTGATATGGGCGTCGCCGCTGATGGTACACCCAAAGATGGCTACATGCCGGGTATGGAACTGCGCGCCAAATACACACTATTTGCTGAGGGCTCGCGCGGCCATATTGGGAAGCGCTTAATTAAAGACTTCTCGCTGGATGCGGGTCGCGACCCCCAGCACTACGGTATTGGCCTCAAAGAGCTGTGGGATGTACCTGCCGAGCAACATGAACCTGGCCTAGTAGTTCACGGCTCAGGCTGGCCTTTAGATAACAACACCCACGGCGGGTGGTTTTTGTACCATGCGGAAAATCAGCAGGTGGTGGTCGGCCTGATTATGGATCTTGGCTACCAAAACCCATGGCTTTCACCGTTTGATGAATTTCAGCGTATGAAACATCATCCGGCTATTAGCCAATACCTTAAGGAAGGCAAACGCGTTGCTTACGGCGCCCGGGCCATTACCAAAGGTGGCTTTAACTGCCTGCCAAAAATGACTTTCCCCGGAGGCCTGCTGGTCGGCTGTGATGCGGGCACGCTCAACTTTTCCAAAATTAAGGGCTTACACACCGCCATGAAGTCGGGCTTAGTGGCTGCCGAGAGCGTGTTTGAGGCAATTAAAGGCGGTGATGAGGGCGCTCAGGAACTGACGAGTTTTACTCAGAAGTGGGAAGCCAGCTGGGCGTATCAAGAGCTTAAAGAGAGCGCCAGCTTCGGCCCGGCTATCCATAAATATGGCACCATCGGTGGCGGCGCGTATAACTTTGCCCACCAGCTGCTGGGCAACAAGTTACCCAACGTGCATGACACCACTACCGATCACGGCGCCCTGAAGCCTGCGGACGAGTTTGAAAAGATTAACTATCCCAAGCCGGATGGAAAGCTTTCCTTCGACAAACCGTCATCAGTGTTTCTGTCGAATACCAATCATGAAGAAAACCAGCCGTGCCATTTACGCCTGGAGGATCCGGAGCTACCGATCCGTGAGAACCTGCCTAAATATGCAGAACCGGCACAGCGCTACTGCCCGGCCGGTGTGTACGAAGTGGTTGAAGATAGCGAGGGACAGCCGCGTTTTCAGATTAACTTCCAGAACTGCGTACACTGCAAAACCTGTGATATTAAAGACCCAGCGCAAAATATCACGTGGGTAGCACCGGAAGGCGGCGGCGGCCCCAACTATCCTAATATGTAA
- a CDS encoding electron transfer flavoprotein subunit beta/FixA family protein: MKVLVAVKRVIDYNVKIRVKADHSDVDLTNVKMAMNPFCEIAVEEAVRLKEKGVATEVVAVTVGPKAAQEQLRTALALGADRAIHIETDERVESLAVAKLLAKVVDEEQPGLVILGKQAIDTDNNQTGQMLAALTGLPQGTFASEVAVDGDTVNVTREIDGGLQTIALTLPAIVTTDLRLNEPRYAKLPDIMKAKKKPLDVKTPADYGVEVASKVSLLKVESPAERKGGVKVASVDELIDKLKNEAKVL, from the coding sequence ATGAAAGTACTCGTCGCGGTGAAACGCGTCATCGACTACAACGTCAAAATCCGCGTGAAAGCGGACCACTCCGATGTGGACTTGACCAACGTCAAAATGGCCATGAACCCTTTCTGCGAAATTGCCGTGGAAGAAGCCGTGCGCCTGAAAGAGAAGGGCGTGGCGACCGAAGTCGTCGCCGTCACGGTAGGGCCCAAAGCCGCCCAAGAGCAGCTGCGTACCGCGCTGGCGCTGGGGGCAGACCGCGCCATCCATATCGAAACCGACGAGCGCGTAGAATCGCTGGCCGTAGCCAAACTGCTGGCGAAGGTAGTGGATGAAGAGCAGCCCGGCCTAGTGATTCTTGGCAAGCAAGCCATCGACACCGACAACAACCAGACCGGACAGATGCTCGCCGCGCTGACGGGTCTGCCGCAAGGCACTTTCGCCTCGGAAGTGGCGGTGGACGGGGACACGGTTAACGTCACCCGTGAAATCGACGGCGGCCTGCAAACCATCGCTCTCACGCTCCCGGCGATTGTCACCACCGACCTGCGCCTGAACGAGCCGCGCTACGCCAAGCTACCGGACATCATGAAGGCCAAGAAAAAGCCGCTGGATGTAAAAACTCCTGCCGACTACGGCGTGGAAGTGGCCTCTAAGGTGAGCCTGCTCAAGGTGGAATCCCCTGCCGAGCGCAAAGGCGGTGTCAAAGTGGCCTCGGTCGACGAGCTGATCGACAAACTGAAAAACGAAGCCAAAGTTCTTTAA
- a CDS encoding electron transfer flavoprotein subunit alpha/FixB family protein produces MSILVLADLHEGQLAGATAHVVAAAQAIGGDIDILVAGEGVQAAADAAAKLDGVNKVRVADNAVYAHQLAEPMGALLVELADGYSHVLASASTTGKNVLPRLAALKDVSQLSDVLGVESADTFLRPIYAGNAIATVKSDDALKVITIRTTGFDAVGESGSATIEAVDFVADNSQSSFVKEELAQSDRPELGGAKVVISGGRGMGNGENFKLLDGIADKLGAAIGASRAAVDAGFVPNDMQVGQTGKIVAPDLYIAVGISGAIQHLAGMKDSKVIVAINKDDEAPIFQVADYGLVGDLFEILPELESKL; encoded by the coding sequence ATGAGCATTTTGGTACTTGCCGACCTACATGAAGGCCAACTGGCTGGCGCCACCGCCCACGTAGTAGCGGCCGCCCAGGCCATTGGTGGCGATATTGATATTTTGGTCGCCGGTGAAGGCGTTCAAGCGGCAGCAGACGCTGCGGCGAAACTCGACGGCGTTAATAAAGTACGCGTGGCGGACAACGCTGTTTACGCCCACCAGCTTGCCGAGCCCATGGGCGCGCTGCTGGTAGAACTGGCCGATGGCTACAGCCACGTACTGGCCAGCGCTTCTACCACCGGCAAGAACGTCCTGCCGCGCCTAGCCGCGCTAAAAGACGTCAGCCAGCTATCGGATGTGCTGGGTGTCGAGAGTGCCGATACCTTCCTGCGTCCGATTTACGCCGGTAACGCCATTGCCACGGTGAAAAGCGATGATGCGCTGAAAGTGATCACCATTCGTACCACCGGCTTTGATGCCGTCGGTGAAAGCGGCAGCGCCACGATTGAAGCGGTGGATTTTGTCGCCGACAACAGCCAATCCAGCTTCGTCAAAGAAGAGTTGGCCCAGAGCGACCGTCCAGAACTAGGCGGCGCCAAGGTGGTGATCTCCGGTGGCCGCGGCATGGGCAACGGCGAGAACTTTAAGCTGCTGGATGGCATTGCTGACAAGCTGGGCGCCGCTATTGGTGCTTCCCGCGCGGCGGTCGACGCTGGCTTTGTACCCAACGACATGCAGGTCGGTCAGACCGGCAAAATCGTCGCGCCGGACCTGTATATTGCCGTGGGTATCTCGGGTGCCATTCAGCACTTGGCGGGCATGAAAGACTCCAAAGTCATCGTCGCCATCAATAAGGACGACGAAGCGCCGATCTTCCAGGTGGCCGACTATGGCTTGGTGGGGGATCTGTTCGAGATCCTGCCGGAGCTTGAGAGCAAGTTGTAA
- a CDS encoding superoxide dismutase produces MAHTLPELPYAYDALEPNIDAMTMEIHHSRHHQTYINNLNAALEGTGLEDVPVEELVANLDRVPEAKRQAVINNGGGHANHSMFWQMMSPNGGGNAQGDVAKAIDAELGGLEAFKEEFKKAAVGRFGSGWAWLSVTPEKKLVVENTLNQDSPLMHGNTPLLGLDVWEHAYYLKYQNKRPDYIAAFFNVVNWEDVERRYQAAIS; encoded by the coding sequence ATGGCACATACACTACCCGAATTGCCGTACGCATATGACGCTCTCGAACCAAACATTGATGCAATGACGATGGAAATTCACCACTCTCGTCACCATCAAACTTACATCAACAACCTGAATGCCGCGCTTGAAGGCACAGGTCTTGAAGATGTACCTGTCGAAGAACTGGTCGCTAATCTGGATCGTGTTCCGGAAGCCAAGCGTCAAGCCGTTATCAACAACGGCGGTGGTCACGCCAACCACTCCATGTTCTGGCAGATGATGTCGCCTAACGGTGGCGGTAATGCTCAAGGTGATGTTGCAAAAGCGATTGATGCCGAGCTCGGCGGCCTTGAAGCTTTTAAAGAAGAATTCAAAAAAGCGGCCGTTGGTCGTTTTGGTAGCGGTTGGGCATGGCTCTCCGTTACACCTGAGAAAAAACTGGTAGTCGAAAATACCCTGAACCAAGACAGCCCGCTGATGCACGGCAATACGCCGCTACTCGGTTTGGATGTTTGGGAGCATGCGTACTACCTGAAGTATCAAAACAAGCGTCCTGACTATATTGCTGCGTTTTTCAACGTGGTCAATTGGGAAGACGTTGAGCGTCGTTACCAGGCTGCGATTAGCTAA
- the nrdH gene encoding glutaredoxin-like protein NrdH, with protein MEIQIYSKPACVQCTATYRALDKQGLDYTVIDITAESGAQEEVEALGYRQLPVVVVGEDHWSGFRPDRIQALA; from the coding sequence ATGGAAATTCAGATTTATAGCAAGCCAGCTTGTGTTCAATGCACCGCTACTTACCGTGCGCTCGACAAGCAGGGGCTCGATTACACCGTTATCGATATTACCGCAGAGTCCGGTGCCCAAGAAGAAGTAGAAGCGCTGGGCTATCGGCAGCTTCCCGTCGTAGTCGTCGGCGAAGATCACTGGTCGGGTTTCCGTCCTGATCGTATTCAAGCACTGGCCTAA
- the nrdI gene encoding class Ib ribonucleoside-diphosphate reductase assembly flavoprotein NrdI — protein MLASCSHTPMAGNLVYFSTKSGNTHRFVEKLGFVATRLPLNRDEPALRVSQPYILVTPTYGGGSSQGAVPKQVIHFLNDTHNRNLLRGVIAAGNTNFGEAYGLAGRIIAKKCHVPLLYRFELFGTDDDVVNVRKGVEEFWKRLT, from the coding sequence ATGCTGGCAAGTTGCTCACACACACCGATGGCCGGCAATTTGGTGTACTTCTCTACTAAATCAGGTAACACCCATCGTTTTGTAGAAAAGCTTGGTTTTGTCGCCACGCGGCTGCCGCTAAATCGAGATGAGCCTGCGCTACGTGTTTCCCAGCCTTATATTTTAGTTACCCCTACGTATGGTGGGGGAAGTTCACAGGGTGCCGTACCCAAACAGGTCATTCATTTTCTCAACGACACGCATAACCGGAACCTCCTGCGGGGAGTCATTGCTGCGGGAAACACCAATTTTGGCGAAGCATATGGTCTTGCTGGCCGCATCATTGCGAAAAAATGCCACGTACCGCTGCTGTATCGATTTGAATTATTTGGCACTGACGATGACGTGGTCAACGTGCGCAAAGGAGTAGAAGAGTTTTGGAAACGACTAACGTAG